CCGACTTGCGCGTTCCGTCGATCGAATGGCAGCTGATGCAGCCCTTCCGCTTGTACAGCAGTTCACCCACTTCGGCCATCGTGCGGCCTTCGTACAGGTTGGCGGCTTTCGCCACCCACGCGTCGAAGTCGCCGGTCTCATGGACGAAGACTTTGGCTTTCATGTTCGAGTGATCGCGACCACAGTACTCGGCGCAGAACAGCCAAGTCGGTTCGTGATCTTCGTCCTTGATGCCGGTCCCGGTCGAATGATCGGCCAGCACCCAGATTTCATTATAACGCCCCGGCACGCAGTCCATCTTCGTGCGGAAAGCGGGCACGAACATGTTGTGGATCACGTCTTCCGATTCCAGGATGAAGCGGACCGGACGACCGACCGGAATGTGCAGATCGCTCGACTCCGCCCCGTTGGGGTATTGGAACAGCCACGACCACTTCTTGGCGTAAACGTGGATTTCGTAGGCGTCATCCGGAGGCGTGCGAATGTTCATGTAGCCGGTGAACCCCATCACGAAGATGAGAACCAGCAGAAAAGACGGCAACACCGACCAGGTGATTTCCAGCACGTTGTTGTGCGACGGCGAAGGCTGCACCGAATGTCCTGGACGGCGACGGTACATCACGACGAAGTAGACCATCACCGCGACGATCAAGACGAAAAAGAACGCCGAGATCCAGTAGATCAGGTCGA
The genomic region above belongs to Blastopirellula retiformator and contains:
- the coxB gene encoding cytochrome c oxidase subunit II, which codes for MNLLSTLSLLAEAGSLFFTPSNSVFAPEVDNLFDLIYWISAFFFVLIVAVMVYFVVMYRRRPGHSVQPSPSHNNVLEITWSVLPSFLLVLIFVMGFTGYMNIRTPPDDAYEIHVYAKKWSWLFQYPNGAESSDLHIPVGRPVRFILESEDVIHNMFVPAFRTKMDCVPGRYNEIWVLADHSTGTGIKDEDHEPTWLFCAEYCGRDHSNMKAKVFVHETGDFDAWVAKAANLYEGRTMAEVGELLYKRKGCISCHSIDGTRKSGPSFKGGFGTAHKMADGSEVVMDENYIRESIRDPRAKVVAGYEPVMPVFPSSRLSDKDITAISEFIKSLK